The following DNA comes from Desulfurellaceae bacterium.
GGGCGCGGGCGGCGGGACAGCGTTCAGACCGGCCCGGATACGGTGGAAGATCCACGGGTCGGCCAACGCGGCCCGACCAACGACCAGCCCGGCACAGCCCGTTTCGTCGAGCATGCGCCTGGCCGTTTGCGCATCACAGATATCACCGTTGCCGAATACCGGGATGGAGCGGACCGACTCCACCACCGCCCGGATGCCGGCCACGTCAACGCTGCCACCAAACGCCCCGGCCCGGGTCCGGCCGTGAATGGTCAGCGCCGCCACACCGGCATCCTCCAGCAGCGGCGCCACAATAGTCGCGTCGCGTCGCGTTGCGTCCCAGCCCAGGCGCGTTTTGACCGTGACCGGAATGCGGACCGCCCTGGTGATGGTCTGGACAAACCTGGCGGTGCGCTGCGGATCTTTGAGCATGGCCGCCCCAGCCCCGATTTTGACCACCTTCTCGACCGGACAGCCCATGTTGATGTCGATCAGATCCGCCCCCCGCTCTTGCAGGTACAGGGCGGCATCNNNNNNNNNNNNNNNNNNNNNNNNNNNNNNNNNNNNNNNNNNNNNNNNNNNNNNNNNNNNNNNNNNNNNNNNNNNNNNNNNNNNNNNNNNNNNNNNNNNNNNNNNNNNNNNNNNNNNNNNNNNNNNNNNNNNNNNNNNNNNNNNNNNNNNNNNNNNNNNNNNNNNNNNNNNNNNNNNNNNNNNNNNNNNNNNNNNNNNNNNNNNNNNNNNNNNNNNNNNNNNNNNNNNNNATCCTAGCGTCGATCAAACTGGCCTTCCAGCTGTCTGACTGACATGCGGACCATAGTCGGCCGACCGTGCGGGCAGGTAAACGGCGAGCGGCAGGCCAGCAGGGATTTCAGCAGCGCCTGCATCGACTCGGGCGTCAGGGTCTGGCCGGCCTTGACCGACTTGACCTTGCAGGCGACCCGGGCGGCCAAATCTTCCTGCCGGGCGGCCACCGCGTCCTCGGACCGGCCGTC
Coding sequences within:
- a CDS encoding tRNA-dihydrouridine synthase, whose protein sequence is DAALYLQERGADLIDINMGCPVEKVVKIGAGAAMLKDPQRTARFVQTITRAVRIPVTVKTRLGWDATRRDATIVAPLLEDAGVAALTIHGRTRAGAFGGSVDVAGIRAVVESVRSIPVFGNGDICDAQTARRMLDETGCAGLVVGRAALADPWIFHRIRAGLNAVPPPAPSLEERVAFMTRHFLRSVEQRGEKLACLQFRKVIDYYARSFGPCKPLRLAMKELRSVEHYHDLVGRFLAFRHRSDNAEAAAPDLAAAG